A region from the Pseudonocardia petroleophila genome encodes:
- a CDS encoding cation diffusion facilitator family transporter, which yields MNESREGHGHGHQGHGHGHGHHRTGVRAAVAAVLRPHSHDPADSVDAELEASADGIRALKISLVVLLATALAQAVVVALSGSVALLADTIHNVGDALTAVPLWIAFVLGRRAATRRYTYGFGRAEDLAGVFVVAMIALSAVVAGWESVHRLIEPRPVENVGIVLAAGVIGFAGNELVAVYRIRVGRRIGSAALVADGLHARTDGFTSLAVVGGAVGVLLGFPLADPVVGLLITAAILVVLRGAARDIYRRLMDAVDPALVDTAEAALRAVPGVLDVESLRLRWIGHRLRAETAIAVDPGLSVVDAHALAARAQHRLLHDVPRLAAASVHVSPAGEHGAAHHAELAHHLG from the coding sequence GTGAACGAGTCACGCGAGGGTCACGGCCACGGTCACCAGGGCCACGGCCACGGCCACGGTCATCACCGCACCGGCGTCCGGGCCGCCGTCGCCGCGGTGCTCCGCCCGCACAGCCACGATCCCGCCGACTCGGTCGACGCCGAGCTCGAGGCCAGCGCCGACGGCATCCGGGCCCTCAAGATCAGCCTGGTCGTGCTGCTGGCGACCGCGCTGGCGCAGGCCGTGGTGGTGGCGCTGTCCGGGTCGGTCGCGCTACTCGCCGACACCATCCACAACGTCGGGGACGCCCTCACCGCCGTCCCGCTGTGGATCGCGTTCGTGCTGGGTCGCCGCGCCGCCACCCGCCGCTACACCTACGGGTTCGGCCGGGCCGAGGACCTCGCGGGCGTGTTCGTCGTCGCGATGATCGCGCTGTCGGCGGTGGTGGCGGGCTGGGAGTCGGTCCACCGGCTGATCGAGCCCCGACCGGTCGAGAACGTCGGCATCGTGCTGGCCGCGGGGGTCATCGGGTTCGCCGGCAACGAGCTCGTCGCGGTGTACCGGATCCGGGTCGGGCGCCGGATCGGCTCCGCCGCGCTCGTCGCCGACGGCCTGCACGCCCGCACCGACGGGTTCACCTCGCTCGCGGTGGTGGGCGGCGCGGTCGGCGTGCTGCTCGGGTTCCCGCTCGCCGACCCGGTCGTCGGGCTGCTGATCACCGCCGCGATCCTGGTGGTCCTGCGCGGGGCCGCCCGCGACATCTACCGGCGCCTGATGGACGCCGTCGACCCCGCGCTCGTCGACACCGCGGAGGCGGCGCTGCGCGCGGTCCCCGGCGTGCTCGACGTCGAGTCGCTGCGGCTGCGCTGGATCGGGCACCGGCTGCGCGCCGAGACCGCGATCGCCGTCGACCCCGGCCTGTCGGTCGTCGACGCGCACGCGCTCGCCGCCCGCGCCCAGCACCGCCTGCTGCACGACGTGCCGCGGCTGGCGGCGGCGTCGGTGCACGTCAGCCCGGCGGGGGAGCACGGGGCGGCGCACCACGCCGAGCTGGCGCACCACCTGGGGTAG
- a CDS encoding potassium channel family protein — protein MRVAIAGAGAVGRSIALELLDNHHQVMLIERELANIAPETVEAAEWVHADACELSTLEDADIESCDVVIAATGDDKVNLVVSLLAKTEFAVRRVVARVNDPRNEWLFGDNWGVDVAVSTPRLLAALVEEAVAVGDLVRLLTFRQGQANLVEVTLPADTPLAGRPVRSVKLPVDSALVVILRGGRVIVPQADDALEPGDELVFVATAAVEEDIRAALER, from the coding sequence ATGCGCGTCGCCATCGCGGGAGCGGGCGCCGTCGGGCGGTCCATCGCGCTCGAACTGCTCGACAACCACCACCAGGTCATGCTCATCGAGCGCGAGCTGGCCAACATCGCGCCGGAGACCGTCGAGGCGGCGGAGTGGGTGCACGCCGACGCCTGCGAGCTGTCCACCCTCGAGGACGCCGACATCGAGAGCTGCGACGTCGTGATCGCCGCGACCGGCGACGACAAGGTCAACCTCGTGGTCTCGCTGCTGGCCAAGACCGAGTTCGCGGTGCGCCGGGTGGTCGCGCGGGTGAACGACCCCCGCAACGAGTGGCTCTTCGGCGACAACTGGGGCGTCGACGTCGCCGTGTCCACCCCCCGCCTGCTCGCCGCGCTCGTCGAGGAGGCGGTGGCCGTGGGCGACCTCGTCCGGCTGCTCACCTTCCGCCAGGGCCAGGCCAACCTCGTCGAGGTGACGCTGCCCGCCGACACCCCGCTGGCCGGGCGGCCGGTCCGCTCGGTGAAGCTGCCCGTCGACTCCGCGCTCGTGGTGATCCTGCGCGGCGGCCGGGTGATCGTGCCGCAGGCCGACGACGCGCTGGAGCCGGGCGACGAGCTCGTCTTCGTGGCGACCGCCGCGGTCGAGGAGGACATCCGGGCGGCGCTGGAGCGCTGA